One genomic window of Candidatus Kuenenia stuttgartiensis includes the following:
- a CDS encoding NAD(P)/FAD-dependent oxidoreductase, protein MTKAYLIVGSGPAGITAAERIRNLDSDAEIIVISEEKTPMFYRPRIPEYSVGKIGIEEIMVKKKDFYVQKKIQLHLGTRATKLDKKKRVVETSEKNIYGYDKLLIATGISPIEPKFPGSHLEGVFTMHDLIQAERLKVAVRDAKQVVVVGGGLLGMDMAEEFRTTGLHVVFLVRRNSLGDPFFDEYGCKLIRDEFKNMEVEVITNAEVQSLEGTNNQLASVLLTDGRRFDSNLCFIAIGATHAVDWLKDSGLKIENGVLVDRYLRSHDDDDAVFSAGNAAQIMDPVFEKHIVQTNWINAIAQGDIAGNNMAGGGLRKYETTSNYFKRVGDLFFNLIGTGNLRMKGGKRNYFKGKTPKEYVMVTTKEGRVVGAVVCGRHKITVKLKDSIEKQSDFSNMDKLIDQEEKSIEDLSKLF, encoded by the coding sequence ATGACAAAAGCATATTTAATTGTGGGCAGCGGGCCTGCCGGTATTACCGCAGCGGAGCGCATACGTAATCTGGACAGTGATGCGGAAATTATCGTAATATCTGAAGAAAAGACCCCCATGTTCTACCGTCCGAGAATTCCGGAATACTCTGTGGGAAAGATAGGCATTGAGGAGATTATGGTGAAAAAAAAGGATTTTTACGTGCAAAAAAAAATCCAACTTCATTTAGGAACAAGGGCAACAAAACTTGACAAGAAGAAGAGGGTTGTAGAGACATCTGAAAAGAATATCTATGGATATGATAAACTTCTTATTGCTACGGGAATCTCGCCAATAGAACCTAAATTTCCGGGAAGCCACCTCGAAGGCGTTTTTACTATGCATGATTTGATTCAGGCTGAAAGATTAAAGGTTGCCGTCAGGGATGCAAAACAGGTTGTTGTGGTTGGCGGAGGTCTTTTGGGCATGGATATGGCAGAAGAATTCAGGACAACAGGATTGCATGTTGTCTTTCTCGTAAGGAGAAATAGTTTAGGCGATCCCTTTTTTGATGAATATGGCTGCAAATTAATACGTGATGAATTTAAAAATATGGAGGTTGAAGTCATTACCAATGCAGAGGTTCAGTCACTCGAAGGGACAAACAATCAATTAGCATCGGTACTGTTAACGGACGGAAGAAGATTTGACAGTAATCTTTGTTTTATAGCAATAGGCGCAACCCATGCGGTTGACTGGCTAAAAGACAGCGGCTTGAAAATAGAGAATGGCGTTTTGGTTGACAGGTATCTGAGAAGCCATGATGACGATGATGCTGTTTTTTCAGCCGGTAATGCGGCGCAAATCATGGATCCTGTTTTTGAAAAACATATTGTTCAAACCAATTGGATAAATGCAATAGCGCAAGGCGACATTGCCGGCAACAACATGGCGGGAGGAGGGCTGAGGAAATATGAGACAACGTCAAATTATTTCAAGCGGGTAGGGGATCTTTTTTTTAATCTTATTGGAACAGGCAATCTACGGATGAAAGGGGGGAAAAGAAATTATTTCAAAGGAAAAACCCCGAAGGAATATGTTATGGTCACGACAAAAGAGGGAAGAGTTGTTGGTGCTGTTGTTTGCGGCCGACACAAAATCACCGTAAAATTAAAAGACTCAATAGAGAAGCAAAGTGATTTTTCAAATATGGATAAATTAATCGATCAGGAAGAAAAGAGCATAGAAGACCTGTCAAAATTGTTTTAA
- the nusG gene encoding transcription termination/antitermination protein NusG, giving the protein MEKNVAYWFAVHTRSRHEKQVDSFLREKNISSFLPLVKTISRRRDRKKFIDVPLFPGYLFVNITLDNLYEIKSTRGVVRIIGNEDDFIPSPIPDAEINNLKTLINSNVAIDPYKYLQKGTKVRVVSGPLIGLEGLLVKRKTNYRVVVSIDILQKSTSAEISIADIESID; this is encoded by the coding sequence ATGGAAAAAAACGTTGCCTACTGGTTTGCAGTTCACACAAGATCTCGTCACGAAAAGCAAGTAGATTCCTTCTTAAGGGAAAAGAATATCAGCTCCTTCCTTCCACTAGTGAAAACAATCAGCCGCAGACGGGACAGAAAGAAATTTATTGATGTTCCTCTTTTTCCAGGGTATTTGTTTGTCAATATAACACTGGATAATCTATATGAAATAAAAAGCACACGGGGAGTGGTAAGGATTATTGGCAACGAGGATGACTTTATTCCTTCTCCTATTCCGGATGCAGAAATAAACAATTTAAAGACCTTGATAAACAGCAATGTTGCGATAGACCCTTACAAATATTTGCAAAAAGGCACGAAGGTCCGGGTTGTTTCAGGCCCGCTCATTGGTTTAGAGGGACTACTGGTCAAAAGGAAGACGAATTATCGCGTTGTAGTTTCTATAGACATTTTGCAAAAATCTACGTCAGCAGAGATTAGCATAGCGGATATTGAATCAATTGATTAG
- a CDS encoding HEAT repeat domain-containing protein: MYTPAFLIRLSFSQIAMYAAIAAFFLLSLPQFTGIGTNADAEVFDIKFTNGKLSVKLEDSPLEKVLKEIMTQSGARIWLTDSIDTKVTMEYQDVPIREGIRRILKDKNYAFSYDPNELKEGKISIVSANKSKEIYTPTSQKPPEKLIKRKDKKKKKDPEFEALAKDALENEDAEKREDAIIALGETEDKKAIEIIAKALEKDTNVDVRLSAIDALLEIDIDDASIIKPISKAALKDKDPWVRESAVEALGEIESKEAIEIIKQALNDEDGSVREIAQEILDDLNK, encoded by the coding sequence ATGTACACACCAGCCTTTCTTATTCGACTTAGTTTTTCACAAATTGCCATGTATGCTGCGATTGCAGCCTTTTTCCTGCTGTCCCTCCCTCAATTTACCGGCATAGGAACAAACGCCGATGCGGAGGTCTTTGATATTAAATTTACAAATGGGAAATTATCCGTAAAACTGGAAGATTCCCCGCTGGAAAAGGTGTTAAAGGAAATTATGACGCAAAGCGGCGCAAGAATATGGCTGACCGATTCAATTGACACAAAAGTCACTATGGAATATCAGGATGTTCCTATCAGAGAAGGGATACGCAGGATTTTGAAAGACAAAAATTACGCCTTCAGTTATGATCCCAACGAATTAAAAGAAGGAAAAATATCAATAGTCAGCGCCAATAAATCGAAAGAAATTTACACGCCAACAAGCCAAAAACCACCAGAAAAATTAATCAAACGAAAAGATAAAAAAAAGAAAAAAGACCCTGAGTTTGAAGCGCTTGCCAAAGACGCATTGGAAAATGAAGATGCCGAAAAAAGGGAAGATGCTATAATAGCCCTGGGAGAAACTGAAGATAAAAAAGCAATAGAAATTATTGCTAAGGCATTGGAAAAAGATACAAATGTAGACGTACGGTTAAGCGCCATCGATGCATTGCTGGAAATAGATATAGATGACGCATCTATAATAAAACCAATTTCCAAAGCCGCTCTAAAAGACAAAGATCCGTGGGTTCGCGAAAGCGCCGTAGAGGCATTGGGCGAAATAGAGAGCAAGGAGGCTATAGAAATCATTAAGCAGGCGCTTAATGATGAAGATGGCTCCGTTCGGGAAATAGCACAGGAAATTCTGGACGATCTAAACAAGTAA
- a CDS encoding FKBP-type peptidyl-prolyl cis-trans isomerase, whose amino-acid sequence MAQVKPGDTIHVHYTGKLKDGTIFDSSVNREPLKFIVGEGQLIPGFEQMVVGMNPGESRTTTIPPGMAYGPYYNEMVLKVDRSQVPDNVEPKVGQQIQMRNNEDGREVIATITEVSAYSVTLDGNHPLAGKDLTFDVLLVGIL is encoded by the coding sequence ATGGCACAGGTAAAACCGGGCGATACCATTCATGTTCACTATACTGGTAAATTAAAGGACGGCACGATTTTTGATTCTTCCGTGAACCGTGAACCATTGAAATTTATCGTTGGAGAAGGGCAATTAATTCCTGGTTTTGAACAAATGGTAGTAGGGATGAATCCCGGCGAATCAAGGACGACAACAATTCCACCAGGCATGGCTTACGGCCCTTATTATAATGAAATGGTATTAAAGGTGGATAGAAGCCAGGTCCCGGACAACGTAGAACCAAAAGTAGGCCAGCAAATACAAATGCGAAACAATGAAGATGGCAGAGAGGTAATTGCGACAATAACGGAGGTCTCTGCGTATAGCGTCACACTGGACGGCAACCATCCTTTAGCAGGGAAAGACCTGACCTTTGATGTTCTTCTTGTAGGAATTCTTTAA
- a CDS encoding carboxypeptidase-like regulatory domain-containing protein — protein MFATPFKLNAHSGSINKGFIEVLDKQGMPISGAKIKVFSTSPTVAVVKPEEITTDSLGKASVSIYGISPGGTKIIFSAEGRDASIDVIFSEH, from the coding sequence TTGTTTGCAACTCCTTTTAAATTGAATGCACACTCCGGATCGATAAATAAAGGTTTCATTGAAGTGCTGGATAAACAAGGCATGCCAATTTCAGGCGCAAAAATTAAAGTATTCAGCACTTCTCCAACGGTAGCCGTGGTAAAACCGGAAGAAATTACGACAGACTCTTTGGGCAAAGCCAGTGTATCGATATATGGCATTTCCCCGGGAGGAACGAAAATTATCTTTTCCGCTGAGGGGAGGGATGCTTCGATTGACGTTATTTTTTCGGAACATTAA
- a CDS encoding phosphomannomutase/phosphoglucomutase encodes MGNQKRKHRCPGEPYEISDSVCKGRQGVNYPKCNVCLEKVEAQHDTEQSKSETTVSTGIFKSYDIRGKYPSELDDLTARKIGTSIALFFKENNPRSKNIVVGRDMRTSSRSLANALIEGICSTGTNVINIGVVPTEMTYFAVGYYAYDGGVMVTASHNPAEYNGFKICREQAMPVSFETGIERIAKLTKQYHPPRIDQLGKVILNDVFKDYKKHVMKFANNLRPLRIVVDAGNGMAGKIIPFVCEGLPIEIIPLYFELDGSFPNHEANPLKPENVEDLQNKVKETKAHLGVAFDGDADRCIFADEMGRIIGCDIITALVAQKFLKQEPGAAIVYDLRSSKVVPEEIKAAGGIPCRERVGHAYMKAALREKNAPFGGELSGHYYFRDNYYSDSGIIIFFLILELLSLRRAPFSSILAPLKRYCSSGETNFKVKEKDAKLEEIVKKFPNAKIDYLDGITVEYNDWWFNVRKSNTEPLLRLNVEGKTPEIMEKGKKTLTSIIEGR; translated from the coding sequence ATGGGAAATCAAAAAAGAAAACATCGTTGTCCGGGGGAGCCTTACGAGATCAGCGATTCAGTATGCAAAGGCCGGCAAGGGGTAAATTACCCAAAATGCAATGTATGTCTGGAAAAAGTAGAAGCGCAACACGATACTGAACAATCAAAATCAGAAACAACGGTATCAACGGGTATTTTCAAAAGTTATGATATTCGGGGAAAATATCCTTCAGAACTTGATGATCTGACTGCCCGGAAGATAGGAACTTCCATTGCCTTGTTTTTTAAAGAAAACAACCCTCGTTCAAAAAACATCGTTGTTGGCAGAGATATGAGGACTTCTTCCAGGTCATTGGCAAACGCACTTATCGAAGGCATTTGTTCCACTGGAACAAACGTGATAAATATCGGCGTTGTGCCGACGGAAATGACTTATTTTGCCGTGGGTTATTACGCTTATGACGGAGGCGTAATGGTAACGGCATCGCATAATCCCGCGGAATATAACGGATTTAAGATATGCAGAGAGCAGGCAATGCCGGTCAGTTTTGAAACAGGAATAGAAAGAATCGCAAAATTAACAAAACAATACCATCCGCCCCGCATTGACCAGCTTGGAAAGGTAATCTTAAATGATGTTTTTAAAGATTATAAAAAACATGTAATGAAATTTGCAAACAACCTAAGACCCCTTCGCATTGTTGTGGACGCGGGAAATGGTATGGCCGGAAAAATTATTCCTTTCGTTTGTGAAGGGCTTCCAATAGAAATTATTCCGTTATATTTTGAACTTGATGGGAGCTTTCCAAACCACGAGGCAAATCCACTCAAACCTGAAAATGTTGAAGATTTGCAAAACAAAGTAAAAGAAACAAAGGCACACCTGGGGGTTGCCTTTGATGGAGATGCAGACCGGTGTATTTTTGCAGATGAAATGGGGAGGATAATAGGATGCGATATTATTACCGCGCTGGTAGCGCAAAAATTTCTTAAACAGGAACCAGGCGCTGCGATTGTATATGACCTCCGGTCGAGCAAGGTCGTTCCGGAAGAAATAAAAGCCGCAGGTGGAATTCCCTGTCGCGAACGGGTAGGCCACGCATACATGAAAGCCGCCTTACGAGAAAAAAACGCACCATTTGGCGGAGAACTTTCCGGACATTATTATTTCAGGGATAACTACTATTCCGACTCGGGAATTATCATATTTTTTTTGATCCTGGAACTTTTAAGTTTAAGACGGGCTCCTTTTTCCAGCATACTCGCACCGCTAAAAAGATATTGCTCCTCGGGGGAAACAAATTTTAAGGTGAAAGAAAAGGATGCGAAATTAGAAGAAATTGTTAAAAAATTTCCTAACGCAAAAATAGACTACCTTGATGGAATTACCGTTGAATACAACGATTGGTGGTTTAATGTCAGAAAATCAAATACAGAGCCTCTTCTGAGATTGAATGTAGAAGGAAAAACACCGGAAATAATGGAAAAGGGGAAAAAAACGCTTACCAGCATTATTGAGGGGAGATAA
- a CDS encoding UDP-glucuronic acid decarboxylase family protein, translated as MRTLITGGAGFIGSHLCDYFIEKGHEVLCIDNLLTGSPDNISHLIGNNRFRFIKHNVSDYIYVDGRIDNVLHFASPASPFDYLNYPIQTLKVGSLGTLNSLGLAKAKGARFLLASTSETYGDPQVHPQREDYWGHVNPVGPRGVYDEAKRFAEAMTMAYHRYHNMDTKIVRIFNTYGPKMRIKDGRALPNFMCQAIRGEDITVYGNGSQTRSFCFISDLVEGIYRLLISGENNPVNIGNPEEITILQLAEMILSLTNSKSKIVFKELPVDDPKVRQPDISKAMSLLHWEPRVSRDIGLQKTLKYFQDTLNKNK; from the coding sequence TTGAGAACGCTAATAACAGGAGGTGCCGGATTTATTGGTTCGCATCTTTGTGATTATTTTATAGAAAAAGGACATGAAGTTCTCTGTATAGACAATCTTTTGACAGGCAGTCCGGATAATATTTCTCATTTAATTGGAAATAACCGTTTCCGGTTTATAAAACACAATGTAAGCGACTATATATACGTAGATGGTCGCATCGATAATGTATTGCATTTTGCTTCTCCCGCCAGCCCCTTTGATTATTTAAATTATCCCATACAAACGCTAAAGGTCGGCTCCCTTGGCACTTTGAACAGTCTGGGGCTGGCAAAGGCAAAAGGGGCGCGATTTCTTCTCGCCTCTACTTCTGAAACATATGGCGACCCCCAGGTACACCCCCAAAGGGAGGATTATTGGGGACATGTTAATCCGGTAGGTCCCAGGGGCGTATACGATGAGGCGAAACGATTTGCGGAAGCAATGACGATGGCATACCATCGATATCACAATATGGATACAAAAATAGTCAGAATATTTAATACCTATGGGCCGAAAATGCGCATTAAAGACGGGCGTGCCCTCCCTAACTTCATGTGCCAGGCAATAAGAGGCGAAGATATTACCGTATATGGAAACGGTTCCCAGACAAGGAGTTTTTGTTTTATATCGGATCTTGTGGAAGGCATTTACCGATTGCTGATTTCAGGGGAAAATAATCCTGTAAACATAGGGAACCCTGAAGAAATAACGATTTTGCAACTGGCAGAAATGATACTCTCTCTTACTAACAGCAAAAGCAAGATTGTATTTAAGGAACTTCCTGTAGACGATCCGAAAGTCCGGCAGCCGGACATATCCAAAGCCATGAGCCTCTTGCATTGGGAGCCAAGGGTTTCCAGGGATATTGGTCTGCAAAAGACCTTAAAATATTTCCAGGACACGTTGAACAAAAATAAATAA
- a CDS encoding sulfite exporter TauE/SafE family protein, producing the protein MEQWLLILSSALIASVVAAIAGTGGGIILLPVLVAIFGVRDAVPMYAVAQLVGNLSRVGFNRRFIQLPVVFWFVAGAIPFSILGAWLFTKLPDTGLLRILGGFLICSVIWRHWRGRLITGFRPHWFAPIGSMFSLVSAISGSAGPFLAPFYLSYGLIKGAFIGTEALGTAAIHVVKLVSYQSFGAISSSTWVCGLSICPVMVIGSFVGKSILERLSIQVFMRIIEVVITGFGLWFLIK; encoded by the coding sequence ATGGAACAATGGCTACTTATTTTATCTTCTGCGCTTATAGCATCTGTTGTTGCTGCAATTGCCGGTACGGGTGGAGGTATAATTTTACTTCCTGTTTTGGTCGCAATATTTGGGGTGCGCGATGCTGTTCCGATGTATGCCGTTGCCCAGCTTGTTGGCAACCTGAGCCGTGTTGGATTTAACCGGCGATTTATACAACTTCCTGTCGTTTTTTGGTTTGTTGCCGGAGCCATTCCTTTTTCCATTCTAGGCGCCTGGCTTTTCACCAAATTACCAGATACCGGTCTTCTCAGGATTTTGGGTGGCTTTTTAATCTGTTCCGTCATTTGGCGGCATTGGCGCGGACGTCTGATCACAGGATTCCGCCCGCATTGGTTTGCCCCCATTGGGTCCATGTTTTCTTTGGTTTCTGCAATTTCCGGCAGTGCCGGTCCTTTTCTTGCGCCGTTTTATCTTTCATACGGGCTCATCAAGGGTGCGTTCATCGGAACCGAGGCTTTAGGGACTGCGGCAATACACGTTGTAAAGCTTGTCTCTTATCAGAGTTTTGGTGCGATTTCATCATCTACCTGGGTATGTGGGCTTTCTATTTGTCCGGTAATGGTCATTGGCTCCTTCGTTGGAAAGAGCATATTAGAGAGATTATCTATTCAGGTATTTATGAGGATTATCGAAGTTGTGATTACCGGATTTGGACTATGGTTTCTCATAAAATGA
- a CDS encoding efflux RND transporter periplasmic adaptor subunit, which produces MIINPSIEFSLPVILFSIIFLSGCGTDVKPLAETTPRVKYFEVGEQATGQSRRISGKLIAADTSVLSFSVSGTIEQVLVSRGDTVLQGQVLAVLDMEPLRLAVEQARAQLNIARAKVTETKQIYDRTVTLFNKRASSQAEVDTATANHAAARGNLKAAQSDLDRKQRDLSNAELTAPFAGTIAERNIDPFQETTVGQGAFLLQSSDALEVDVRIPETMIRDIDYGQRVQVTFPTIQGTSLTGVVSEIGSRVGAGNAFPVKIQLSASQTKLLPGMTASVTFNFNEYLEGSTVYLIPLAAIAIEFSMLRQAKESSSQVPQKTAPVFVIDDNYRLQVRDVVIGDLRGNQLEVYEGLEAGEKTVSAGVTFLHENMKVELWTPEQGLTDG; this is translated from the coding sequence ATGATAATAAACCCCTCCATAGAATTCAGCTTACCGGTTATTTTATTCAGTATCATTTTTCTCTCAGGCTGCGGAACAGACGTCAAGCCACTGGCTGAGACGACACCGCGTGTTAAATACTTTGAGGTTGGTGAACAGGCAACCGGACAGTCCAGGCGTATTTCGGGCAAATTGATAGCGGCTGATACGTCGGTACTCAGCTTCAGTGTTAGCGGTACTATAGAGCAGGTATTGGTCAGCAGAGGAGATACGGTTCTACAAGGCCAGGTATTAGCCGTGCTGGATATGGAACCGCTACGACTCGCCGTGGAACAAGCACGGGCGCAGCTCAATATCGCGCGGGCAAAGGTTACGGAAACCAAGCAAATTTATGACCGTACCGTAACGCTGTTTAACAAACGTGCATCGTCACAGGCTGAAGTCGACACCGCAACTGCAAATCACGCAGCGGCACGTGGCAATTTAAAGGCTGCCCAGAGTGACCTTGATCGCAAGCAGCGCGATCTTTCAAATGCCGAATTAACCGCACCCTTTGCAGGCACGATTGCCGAACGGAATATTGATCCTTTCCAGGAAACAACGGTTGGTCAGGGTGCCTTTTTACTGCAATCCTCTGATGCCCTGGAAGTCGATGTCCGCATCCCTGAAACGATGATTCGCGATATTGATTATGGTCAGCGAGTCCAGGTCACCTTCCCAACAATCCAGGGCACAAGCTTAACTGGCGTTGTAAGTGAAATCGGCTCGCGAGTTGGAGCAGGTAATGCCTTTCCCGTAAAGATCCAATTATCCGCATCGCAAACCAAATTACTTCCTGGCATGACAGCCAGTGTCACCTTTAACTTCAACGAGTATCTTGAGGGTAGTACCGTGTATTTGATACCTCTTGCAGCGATTGCTATAGAATTTAGCATGCTCAGGCAAGCGAAAGAGAGTAGTTCGCAGGTGCCTCAAAAGACAGCACCGGTATTTGTGATTGACGATAACTACCGGCTGCAAGTCAGGGATGTGGTCATCGGTGACCTGCGAGGAAATCAACTGGAAGTTTATGAAGGCCTTGAAGCGGGTGAGAAGACTGTCAGCGCAGGCGTCACCTTTCTGCATGAAAATATGAAGGTTGAACTGTGGACGCCTGAACAGGGTTTAACGGATGGATAA
- a CDS encoding XdhC family protein, with protein MYEIFKEILHLAETKEPCVLVTVVCTKGSTPQKDGAKMLIRKDGSGVGALGGGCIEGEIWSQAKQLLKEHGRPVLRTYDLNEDFSARDGMVCGGTMSFFIDPLTTPHSFETFAKEILLAYEGYASLALATIVNDRRGKHVPGAKFLVKANGIKLGSLGNETLERETIGVAGNIALHGGKIFFQASDGTDIYIEGFQTRPALILIGGGHVSRAVSRIAAMLDFDISIVDDRKDYVQKEDFPDAKVCIVSDYGKCFENIPFTRNSYIVVATRGHRYDDLALFAAAQTQARFIGLLGSKRKSMEIFKSLLKEGVSPEKIKEIHAPIGLNIGAVTPEEIAVSIMAEIIMIRYGGDGCSLKMPASKVNANSLNVPKK; from the coding sequence ATGTACGAAATTTTTAAAGAAATTCTTCACTTAGCAGAAACAAAAGAACCCTGTGTACTGGTTACTGTTGTTTGCACAAAGGGTTCTACCCCGCAAAAAGACGGAGCAAAAATGTTAATCCGCAAGGATGGCAGTGGTGTTGGCGCTCTCGGCGGCGGGTGCATAGAAGGGGAAATATGGTCGCAGGCAAAACAACTCCTGAAAGAGCATGGCAGGCCTGTGCTCCGCACGTATGATTTGAACGAGGACTTCTCCGCAAGAGACGGCATGGTATGCGGAGGAACTATGTCTTTTTTTATTGACCCACTGACAACACCACACTCCTTTGAAACATTTGCAAAAGAAATACTCCTTGCCTACGAAGGATATGCCTCTCTTGCCCTTGCAACAATCGTAAACGATAGAAGGGGGAAACATGTCCCGGGGGCAAAATTTCTTGTTAAGGCAAACGGCATAAAACTGGGAAGCCTGGGTAATGAAACACTTGAAAGGGAAACAATCGGGGTTGCCGGAAATATTGCTCTTCACGGGGGGAAAATATTTTTTCAGGCAAGTGACGGAACAGATATATACATAGAAGGATTTCAGACGCGGCCAGCACTTATCCTAATCGGGGGAGGACACGTAAGCAGGGCGGTTTCGCGAATAGCCGCTATGCTGGACTTTGACATCTCTATTGTGGATGACCGTAAGGATTATGTTCAAAAAGAAGATTTTCCTGATGCAAAAGTATGTATCGTCTCCGACTACGGGAAGTGCTTTGAGAATATTCCGTTTACCCGGAATAGTTATATAGTTGTAGCCACACGCGGGCATCGTTACGATGATCTGGCCTTGTTTGCCGCCGCGCAAACGCAAGCCCGTTTCATCGGGCTTTTGGGCAGCAAAAGGAAATCGATGGAAATATTCAAAAGTCTCTTGAAAGAAGGTGTTTCCCCTGAGAAGATCAAAGAAATACACGCCCCTATAGGCCTGAATATCGGAGCCGTTACCCCGGAAGAAATAGCAGTAAGCATTATGGCTGAAATTATAATGATTCGCTATGGCGGCGACGGTTGTTCGTTAAAAATGCCAGCATCAAAAGTAAATGCAAATTCCCTTAATGTTCCGAAAAAATAA
- a CDS encoding winged helix-turn-helix transcriptional regulator, producing MANDEEITQYNILEKLSDSDRISQRQLSTQLGINVASINFAIKKLTKRGLIKVLGTNPRKIRYILTSKGITEKTQIAYNFLNRNFRFYKAVRKDVESKVQEIPFNGQTRVALYGVTDLMEIAYLVIQDKELDLVAVVDDEMKIRIFGYHVIGLEEISICSPDYLLLTKEPDIAAVKKYVPDSVKIVDIRV from the coding sequence ATGGCAAACGACGAAGAAATCACACAATATAATATCCTTGAAAAATTGTCGGACAGCGACCGGATTTCCCAGCGCCAATTATCCACGCAGTTGGGCATTAACGTTGCTTCTATAAACTTTGCGATAAAAAAACTTACAAAGAGGGGGTTGATAAAAGTTTTGGGTACAAACCCAAGAAAGATTCGCTATATTTTAACTTCAAAAGGGATTACAGAAAAGACGCAGATTGCCTATAATTTTTTAAACAGAAATTTTCGTTTTTACAAGGCGGTGAGAAAAGATGTTGAAAGCAAGGTACAAGAGATCCCTTTTAACGGTCAAACCCGTGTTGCACTTTATGGCGTTACTGACCTTATGGAAATTGCGTATTTAGTGATCCAGGATAAAGAATTAGATCTGGTCGCTGTGGTTGATGATGAGATGAAGATTCGAATTTTCGGTTACCATGTCATCGGACTCGAAGAAATAAGTATCTGCTCTCCAGATTACCTGCTTTTAACAAAAGAGCCGGATATTGCTGCTGTAAAAAAATATGTACCGGATTCAGTCAAAATTGTAGATATACGGGTATAA
- a CDS encoding flavodoxin family protein: MKVIAVFGSPRSGGNSDIILDHLIKGIEANGICVEKIILRNLSFSPCISCGRCMQTGICAVNDDMQKIYPRIVEAGGIIVASPIYFMGVSAQLKAFIDRFQVFWSRKYILHFPVRKDGVAAKGFFIATAARHESEELFAGAIKTVKSFFHVIDAEYAGDMLCSELEEKGAVYKKQAILKQAFDTGKTLFI; this comes from the coding sequence GTGAAAGTTATTGCGGTCTTTGGCAGTCCCCGCAGTGGTGGGAATTCTGATATAATACTCGATCATCTTATTAAGGGCATTGAAGCGAATGGCATATGCGTAGAAAAGATTATTTTGCGGAATTTGAGCTTCAGCCCATGTATTTCATGCGGAAGATGCATGCAAACGGGGATTTGTGCAGTTAATGACGATATGCAAAAAATATATCCCCGTATTGTTGAAGCCGGTGGCATAATCGTGGCGTCTCCCATTTATTTTATGGGCGTGAGCGCACAGCTAAAGGCATTTATTGACCGTTTTCAGGTATTTTGGTCGCGTAAATATATTTTACATTTCCCGGTAAGGAAAGATGGGGTTGCCGCTAAAGGTTTTTTTATTGCCACTGCCGCACGCCATGAGAGTGAGGAACTTTTTGCCGGGGCAATAAAAACAGTGAAATCTTTTTTTCACGTCATTGATGCGGAATATGCCGGTGATATGCTGTGTTCAGAACTGGAAGAAAAAGGGGCGGTATATAAAAAACAGGCCATCCTTAAACAAGCATTTGATACCGGCAAAACATTATTTATCTGA